The Pseudomonas azadiae genome contains a region encoding:
- the groL gene encoding chaperonin GroEL (60 kDa chaperone family; promotes refolding of misfolded polypeptides especially under stressful conditions; forms two stacked rings of heptamers to form a barrel-shaped 14mer; ends can be capped by GroES; misfolded proteins enter the barrel where they are refolded when GroES binds) produces the protein MAAKEVKFGDSARKKMLTGVNILADAVKATLGPKGRNVIIEKSFGAPTITKDGVSVAKEIELEDRFENMGAQLVKDVASRANDDAGDGTTTATVLAQAIVNEGYKAVAAGMNPMDLKRGIDKATIAIVAELKNLSKPCADTKAIAQVGTISANSDSSIGDIIAEAMEKVGKEGVITVEEGSGLENELSVVEGMQFDRGYLSPYFVNKPDTMVAELDSPLILLVDKKISNIREMLPVLEAVAKAGRPLLIVSEDVEGEALATLVVNNMRGIVKVAAVKAPGFGDRRKAMLQDIAVLTGGTVISEEIGLSLESATLENLGSAKRVTISKENTIIVDGAGVEGDIESRIAQIRAQVAETSSDYDREKLQERLAKLSGGVAVIKVGAGSEVEMKEKKARVEDALHATRAAVEEGVVPGGGVALIRALEALTNLTGDNADQNVGIAVLRRAVEAPLRQIAANSGDEPSVVVNQVKSGQGNYGYNAATGEYGDMIEMGILDPTKVTRSALQAASSIGGLILTTEAAIAEAPKKDGGSGGGMPDMGGMGGMGGMM, from the coding sequence ATGGCTGCTAAAGAAGTTAAATTCGGCGATTCCGCCCGCAAGAAAATGCTCACCGGTGTCAACATCCTGGCTGACGCAGTAAAAGCGACCTTGGGCCCTAAAGGCCGTAACGTGATCATCGAGAAAAGCTTCGGCGCTCCGACCATCACCAAGGACGGCGTTTCGGTAGCAAAAGAAATCGAACTGGAAGACCGTTTCGAGAACATGGGCGCGCAGCTGGTCAAAGACGTTGCCTCCCGTGCCAACGATGACGCAGGCGACGGCACCACCACCGCCACCGTTCTGGCCCAGGCCATCGTCAACGAAGGCTACAAAGCCGTCGCTGCCGGCATGAACCCGATGGACCTCAAGCGCGGTATCGACAAGGCGACCATCGCCATCGTGGCCGAGCTGAAAAACCTGTCCAAGCCTTGCGCTGACACTAAGGCGATCGCTCAGGTAGGCACCATCTCCGCCAACTCCGACAGCTCCATCGGCGACATCATTGCCGAAGCCATGGAAAAAGTCGGCAAGGAAGGCGTGATCACCGTTGAAGAAGGCTCGGGCCTGGAAAACGAACTGTCGGTTGTAGAAGGCATGCAGTTCGACCGTGGCTACCTGTCCCCGTACTTCGTCAACAAGCCGGACACCATGGTTGCCGAGCTGGACAGCCCGCTGATCCTGCTGGTCGACAAAAAGATCTCCAACATCCGCGAAATGCTGCCAGTACTGGAAGCCGTTGCCAAAGCCGGCCGCCCACTGCTGATCGTTTCCGAAGACGTTGAAGGCGAAGCCCTGGCGACCCTGGTTGTGAACAACATGCGTGGCATCGTTAAAGTCGCAGCCGTCAAGGCGCCAGGCTTCGGCGATCGTCGCAAGGCCATGCTGCAGGACATCGCCGTATTGACCGGCGGTACCGTTATCTCCGAAGAGATCGGCCTGAGCCTGGAAAGCGCCACCCTGGAAAACCTGGGTAGCGCCAAGCGCGTGACCATCTCCAAGGAAAACACCATCATCGTTGACGGTGCTGGCGTTGAAGGCGACATCGAATCGCGTATCGCCCAGATCCGTGCCCAGGTTGCTGAAACTTCCTCGGACTACGACCGTGAAAAACTGCAAGAGCGTCTGGCCAAGCTGTCCGGCGGCGTTGCAGTGATCAAGGTGGGTGCTGGTTCCGAAGTTGAAATGAAAGAGAAGAAGGCCCGCGTTGAAGACGCCCTGCACGCAACCCGTGCAGCCGTCGAAGAAGGCGTGGTACCTGGCGGTGGCGTTGCGCTGATCCGTGCTCTGGAAGCCTTGACCAACCTGACCGGCGACAACGCTGACCAGAACGTCGGTATCGCTGTACTGCGTCGTGCTGTTGAAGCACCGCTGCGTCAGATCGCTGCCAACTCCGGTGACGAGCCAAGCGTTGTGGTTAATCAGGTCAAGAGCGGCCAGGGCAACTACGGTTACAACGCTGCGACTGGCGAATACGGCGACATGATCGAAATGGGCATCCTGGACCCTACCAAGGTGACTCGTTCGGCGCTGCAAGCGGCATCCTCCATCGGTGGTCTGATCCTGACCACGGAAGCGGCGATCGCTGAAGCACCGAAGAAAGACGGTGGTTCTGGCGGCGGTATGCCAGACATGGGCGGCATGGGTGGCATGGGCGGCATGATGTAA
- a CDS encoding co-chaperone GroES — protein sequence MKLRPLHDRVVIRRSEEEKKTAGGIVLPGSAAEKANHGVILAAGPGKALENGEVRALAVKVGDKVVFGPYSGSNTVKVDGEDLLVMSENEILAVLED from the coding sequence ATGAAGCTTCGTCCTCTGCATGACCGCGTCGTTATCCGTCGCAGTGAAGAAGAAAAGAAAACCGCTGGCGGCATCGTCCTGCCAGGTTCGGCTGCTGAAAAAGCCAACCACGGTGTGATTCTGGCTGCGGGTCCGGGCAAGGCCCTGGAAAACGGTGAAGTACGTGCGCTGGCCGTGAAAGTGGGTGACAAGGTTGTTTTCGGCCCTTACTCCGGCAGCAACACTGTGAAAGTCGACGGCGAAGACCTGCTGGTAATGAGCGAGAACGAAATTCTCGCCGTTCTGGAAGACTGA
- a CDS encoding FxsA family protein: MRPFLLLFLLFPVLELFVFVQVSSAIGFFPALLLIILGSMLGVLVLRVAGLATALRARESLNRGELPAQTMLEGLMMALAGGLLILPGFISDVLGLVMLLPVTRKLLAGKMRKRAEEAAIRQRAFADDLQPRGGPAPRQPLGREGDVIEGEFEHRDNK; encoded by the coding sequence ATGCGCCCTTTTTTATTGCTCTTTCTGCTGTTCCCGGTGTTGGAGCTGTTCGTATTCGTTCAAGTCAGCAGCGCGATCGGGTTTTTCCCCGCCCTGCTGTTGATCATCCTCGGCTCGATGCTGGGCGTCCTGGTGCTGCGCGTCGCCGGCCTGGCCACGGCACTGCGTGCCCGCGAAAGCCTGAACCGTGGCGAGCTGCCCGCGCAGACCATGCTTGAAGGCCTGATGATGGCCCTGGCCGGCGGCCTGTTGATCCTGCCGGGCTTTATCAGTGATGTGCTCGGCCTTGTGATGTTGCTGCCGGTCACCCGCAAGCTGCTGGCCGGCAAGATGCGCAAGCGTGCTGAAGAGGCCGCGATCCGCCAGCGTGCCTTCGCCGATGACCTGCAACCCCGTGGCGGTCCGGCCCCGCGCCAGCCGTTGGGACGAGAAGGGGATGTGATCGAAGGCGAATTCGAACATCGCGACAACAAATAA
- a CDS encoding HugZ family pyridoxamine 5'-phosphate oxidase, with the protein MSAQVAKNARELLLKEYRGALSTQSKAMPGFPFGSVVPYCLDAQGHPLILISRIAQHTHNLQKDPKCSLLVGERGADDVQAVGRLTYLAQAEKLEEGVAIEAAAERYYRYFPDSANYHKAHDFDFWVLKPVRHRYIGGFGAIHWVDQLTLANPFAGKAERSMVEHMNSDHAKALAHYVELAGLPASQPAQLAGIDSEGMHLRIGQSLHWLPFAESCNTPTQVREALVSLAQAEVWPKKEAVDA; encoded by the coding sequence TTGAGCGCACAGGTTGCCAAGAACGCCCGAGAGCTGTTGCTCAAGGAATACCGTGGGGCTCTTTCCACACAGTCCAAAGCCATGCCTGGCTTCCCGTTCGGGTCGGTCGTGCCGTACTGCCTCGACGCGCAGGGCCATCCGTTGATCCTGATCAGCCGTATCGCCCAGCACACCCATAATCTGCAAAAAGACCCGAAGTGCTCGTTGCTGGTGGGCGAGCGGGGGGCGGATGACGTACAGGCAGTCGGGCGCCTGACCTACCTGGCGCAAGCTGAAAAACTCGAGGAGGGCGTTGCCATCGAGGCGGCGGCCGAGCGTTATTACCGCTACTTCCCTGATTCGGCCAACTACCATAAGGCCCACGACTTCGATTTCTGGGTGCTCAAGCCGGTGCGCCACCGTTATATCGGCGGCTTTGGCGCGATCCACTGGGTCGACCAGTTGACCCTGGCCAACCCGTTCGCGGGCAAGGCCGAGCGCAGCATGGTCGAGCACATGAACAGCGATCACGCCAAGGCCCTGGCCCATTACGTCGAGTTGGCCGGCCTGCCTGCTTCGCAGCCTGCGCAATTGGCCGGTATCGACAGCGAAGGCATGCACCTGCGCATTGGTCAGTCCTTGCATTGGCTGCCGTTTGCAGAATCTTGCAACACCCCGACACAGGTACGCGAAGCCTTGGTTTCATTGGCTCAAGCCGAGGTTTGGCCGAAAAAAGAAGCCGTTGACGCTTGA
- a CDS encoding DUF481 domain-containing protein, which produces MLSRTLLCLAVFSASTPLLADTVWLKNGDRLTGKIKVFDGGKLLIQTDYAGAIPVDWKQVKTLESDQELLVKQDAYTGEKAKSLKAADDGKVVLANGEAPKTVELASIQQIIKPKPVIEDLVWKGNVDMALDYKRADKDTNDYDVDFKTTARHGQWRHTGQGEYNREFQDDVTTTDNWALEYDLDRFLTEHWFWQGRLAYKRDKVEDLARQRTVGTGPGYQFWDDELGAFSLGSLLNRTDYEYADGGKDNFYSLAMKWSYNRYLIGKTVEFFTDGEVGKPIGGPSSYSLDAEMGLRYKVTEWASLNLKAERDVISGDSDSSLSKTRYTAGFGVAW; this is translated from the coding sequence ATGTTGTCCAGAACCCTGCTATGCCTCGCTGTTTTCAGCGCCTCCACGCCCTTGCTGGCCGATACCGTCTGGTTGAAGAACGGTGACCGCCTGACCGGTAAGATCAAAGTCTTCGACGGCGGCAAGCTGCTGATCCAGACCGATTATGCGGGCGCCATTCCCGTGGACTGGAAGCAGGTGAAAACCCTGGAAAGCGACCAGGAGCTGCTGGTCAAACAGGACGCTTATACAGGCGAGAAGGCTAAATCGCTGAAAGCGGCGGACGACGGCAAAGTGGTGCTGGCCAATGGCGAAGCACCCAAGACCGTCGAGCTGGCCAGCATCCAGCAGATCATCAAGCCCAAGCCTGTGATCGAAGACCTGGTGTGGAAGGGTAATGTGGACATGGCGCTGGACTACAAGCGTGCCGACAAAGACACCAATGATTACGATGTTGATTTCAAGACCACTGCGCGTCATGGCCAATGGCGCCATACCGGGCAGGGCGAATACAACCGTGAATTCCAGGACGATGTCACCACTACCGATAACTGGGCCCTGGAGTACGACCTGGACCGCTTCCTGACCGAGCATTGGTTCTGGCAGGGACGTTTGGCCTACAAGCGTGACAAGGTTGAAGACCTGGCCCGTCAACGCACGGTCGGTACGGGTCCTGGCTATCAGTTCTGGGACGATGAGCTGGGCGCGTTCTCCCTCGGCTCGTTGCTCAACCGCACCGATTACGAATACGCCGATGGCGGCAAGGACAATTTCTATTCCCTGGCCATGAAGTGGAGCTACAACCGCTACCTGATCGGCAAGACCGTCGAATTCTTCACCGACGGCGAAGTCGGCAAGCCCATCGGCGGGCCGTCGTCGTATTCGCTGGATGCGGAAATGGGCCTGCGCTACAAAGTCACCGAGTGGGCCTCCCTCAACCTCAAGGCCGAGCGCGACGTTATCAGCGGCGACTCCGACAGCAGCCTGAGCAAGACGCGCTACACCGCAGGATTTGGCGTGGCCTGGTAA
- a CDS encoding MGMT family protein, producing the protein MRRTALYLTLAQVPEGCVVSYGELAQLAGLGRAARWVGRTLSQLPDDTKLPWHRVLGAGGRISLPVGSVSGDEQRARLRDEGVTVRNNRVDIQRHGWRPVEHSG; encoded by the coding sequence ATGCGCCGCACCGCGCTTTACCTGACCTTGGCGCAAGTGCCCGAAGGCTGCGTGGTGAGCTACGGCGAGCTGGCTCAACTGGCCGGCCTCGGTCGTGCGGCACGCTGGGTGGGCCGTACCTTGAGCCAACTGCCCGACGACACCAAATTACCCTGGCACCGCGTGCTGGGTGCCGGTGGTCGGATAAGTCTGCCGGTGGGCAGTGTCTCGGGTGACGAGCAACGCGCGCGTTTGCGCGATGAAGGCGTCACAGTCCGCAACAATCGCGTGGATATTCAGCGCCATGGCTGGCGCCCGGTAGAGCACAGCGGTTAG